From Amphritea atlantica, a single genomic window includes:
- a CDS encoding NYN domain-containing protein has translation MSEIKQKIALFIDADNAPASKFVDVLSEVAKYGVVTIRKAYGNWKSPSLKSWEELLHEYAIQPVQQYDLTKGKNASDIALVIDAMDVMYTKDIDVMCFISSDCDFTPMVTRALAEGKMVLGFGERKTPSPFVNACSKFLFLDQPEAVESASSAKPKNIKSDTKLINLLRQAIEATEDEDGWAALGPVGANISNRTSFDCRNYGYKNLSSLFKEVDLFELKRGQGRSFLVRDARKGKKA, from the coding sequence ATGAGCGAAATAAAGCAAAAGATAGCCCTGTTTATTGATGCGGATAACGCGCCGGCCAGCAAGTTCGTGGATGTGCTGAGCGAAGTGGCCAAGTACGGCGTGGTGACGATTCGCAAAGCTTATGGCAACTGGAAATCGCCCTCACTGAAATCCTGGGAAGAGCTGCTGCACGAGTACGCTATTCAGCCGGTTCAGCAGTATGACCTCACCAAAGGGAAAAACGCCTCCGACATCGCGCTGGTGATCGACGCGATGGATGTCATGTACACCAAAGATATCGATGTGATGTGCTTTATCTCATCCGACTGTGATTTTACCCCCATGGTCACCCGGGCATTAGCCGAAGGCAAAATGGTGCTGGGGTTTGGTGAACGGAAGACGCCATCGCCCTTTGTGAATGCGTGCTCAAAATTCCTCTTTCTGGATCAGCCGGAAGCCGTCGAAAGTGCCAGCAGCGCTAAGCCAAAAAATATCAAATCCGATACCAAACTGATCAACCTGTTGCGTCAGGCGATTGAAGCCACCGAAGATGAAGACGGCTGGGCCGCGCTGGGCCCGGTGGGTGCGAATATCTCCAACAGGACCTCATTCGATTGCCGCAACTACGGCTATAAAAACCTCAGCAGCCTGTTTAAAGAGGTCGATCTGTTCGAACTCAAACGCGGCCAGGGGCGGTCTTTTCTGGTACGCGACGCCCGGAAGGGTAAAAAAGCCTAA
- the ubiD gene encoding 4-hydroxy-3-polyprenylbenzoate decarboxylase, translating into MSNLKYKDLRDFIHSLEKQGELVRITVEVDPDLEMTEICDRTLRAGGPALLFENPKGYDYPVLANLFGTPRRVALGMGQEDVASLREVGKLLAMLKEPEPPKGMKDAWEKLPIFKQVLNMGPKKVRNAICQTHVIEGDDVDLGKIPVQRCWPGDAGPLVTWPLVVTKGPYKERQNLGIYRQQVIGKNKLIMRWLSHRGGALDFREWKEQHPGENFPVAVALGADPATILGAVTPVPDTLSEYAFAGLLRGGKTEVTQCIGNDLQVPATAEFILEGYIDPDEMADEGPFGDHTGYYNEVDSFPVFTVERITHRPDPIYHSTYTGRPPDEPAVLGVALNEVFVPILQKQFPEITDFYLPPEGCSYRMAVVTMKKQYPGHAKRVMLGVWSFLRQFMYTKFVIVCDDDINARDWNDVIWAITTRMDPIRDTTMIDNTPIDYLDFASPVSGLGSKMGMDATNKWPGETTREWGEPIVMTPEVKQRVDEIWDQLGI; encoded by the coding sequence ATGTCGAACCTGAAATACAAAGACCTGCGAGACTTTATCCACAGCCTTGAAAAACAAGGTGAACTGGTGCGTATCACCGTCGAAGTCGATCCTGATCTGGAGATGACCGAGATCTGTGACCGGACGCTGCGGGCCGGTGGTCCGGCGCTGCTGTTTGAAAATCCCAAAGGCTATGATTATCCGGTGCTGGCAAACCTGTTTGGTACCCCGAGGCGTGTTGCGCTGGGGATGGGGCAGGAGGATGTCGCCAGTCTGCGTGAAGTGGGTAAGCTGCTGGCGATGCTGAAAGAACCCGAGCCGCCGAAAGGGATGAAAGACGCCTGGGAGAAGCTGCCGATCTTTAAGCAGGTACTGAATATGGGCCCCAAAAAGGTCCGTAATGCGATCTGTCAGACCCATGTCATTGAGGGCGATGATGTCGATCTGGGCAAGATTCCGGTACAGCGCTGCTGGCCCGGTGACGCCGGCCCGCTGGTGACCTGGCCGCTGGTGGTTACCAAAGGACCGTATAAAGAGCGTCAGAACCTGGGCATCTACCGCCAGCAGGTCATCGGTAAAAACAAGCTGATTATGCGCTGGCTGTCGCATCGGGGGGGCGCACTGGATTTCCGCGAATGGAAAGAACAGCATCCGGGCGAGAACTTTCCCGTAGCGGTGGCGCTGGGTGCCGATCCGGCCACTATTCTGGGGGCAGTGACCCCAGTGCCGGATACCCTGTCAGAATACGCCTTTGCCGGGCTGTTACGCGGCGGTAAAACCGAAGTGACTCAGTGTATCGGTAACGACCTGCAGGTGCCCGCCACCGCCGAGTTTATCCTCGAAGGCTATATCGATCCCGACGAGATGGCCGATGAAGGGCCGTTTGGTGACCATACCGGCTATTACAACGAAGTCGACAGCTTTCCGGTGTTCACCGTAGAGCGTATTACCCACCGGCCCGATCCGATCTATCACAGTACCTATACCGGACGTCCCCCGGATGAACCGGCGGTACTGGGTGTCGCCCTGAACGAAGTGTTTGTGCCGATTCTGCAGAAGCAGTTCCCGGAGATTACCGATTTCTATCTGCCACCCGAGGGCTGTTCTTACCGTATGGCAGTGGTGACGATGAAGAAGCAGTACCCGGGCCACGCCAAGCGGGTGATGCTGGGTGTCTGGTCTTTCCTGCGGCAGTTTATGTACACCAAGTTCGTCATTGTCTGTGATGATGATATCAATGCCCGGGACTGGAACGATGTGATCTGGGCGATTACCACGCGCATGGACCCGATCCGCGATACCACCATGATCGATAACACCCCGATCGACTATCTTGATTTCGCCTCCCCGGTCTCCGGACTGGGCTCGAAGATGGGGATGGATGCCACCAACAAGTGGCCCGGAGAGACGACCCGTGAATGGGGTGAACCGATCGTGATGACCCCGGAAGTTAAGCAGCGGGTTGATGAGATCTGGGATCAGTTAGGTATTTAG
- a CDS encoding NAD-dependent protein deacetylase, translating into MTQALIDFIHSHPRLFILTGAGCSTASGIPDYRDHNGQWKRQPPVQHRDFITRLATRQRFWARSLIGWPLMANARPNDVHTSLQRLEEKGYCQQLVTQNVDRLHQLAGQQRVIDLHGRSDQVICMDCHALHARNSIHQQMADENPAFAHYTATAAPDGDADLEGIDFSRFRVTDCPACGGMLKPNVVFFGDNVPKERVFSALDSLRQADALLVVGSSLMVYSGFRFCKQAAQLNIPIAAITRGKTRADELLSLKLDGDISAFLQPGARALPPLTAE; encoded by the coding sequence ATGACACAAGCACTGATCGACTTTATCCACAGCCACCCCCGGCTGTTTATCCTCACCGGCGCCGGCTGCAGCACCGCATCCGGCATTCCCGATTACCGGGATCATAATGGCCAGTGGAAACGCCAGCCGCCGGTGCAACATCGCGACTTTATCACCCGCCTCGCCACCCGCCAGCGTTTCTGGGCCCGCAGCCTGATCGGCTGGCCGCTGATGGCCAATGCCCGGCCCAACGACGTGCATACAAGCCTGCAGCGATTAGAAGAGAAAGGCTATTGCCAGCAACTGGTGACTCAGAATGTCGACCGGCTACATCAGCTGGCCGGTCAGCAACGGGTGATCGATCTCCATGGCCGCTCAGATCAGGTGATCTGCATGGATTGCCATGCGCTGCATGCGCGCAACAGCATTCATCAACAGATGGCCGATGAAAATCCCGCTTTCGCTCACTACACGGCCACGGCGGCGCCGGACGGTGATGCCGATCTGGAGGGCATCGACTTCAGCCGCTTCAGGGTGACAGACTGTCCCGCCTGTGGCGGCATGCTGAAGCCAAATGTGGTTTTCTTCGGCGATAATGTCCCCAAAGAGCGGGTCTTCAGCGCCCTGGACAGTCTCCGGCAAGCGGATGCGCTGCTGGTGGTCGGCTCCTCACTGATGGTGTACTCCGGTTTCCGCTTCTGCAAACAGGCAGCACAACTGAATATCCCTATTGCGGCGATTACCCGCGGCAAAACCCGGGCCGATGAACTCCTCAGCCTGAAACTGGATGGCGATATCAGCGCCTTTCTGCAGCCCGGCGCTCGCGCACTGCCCCCTTTAACCGCTGAGTAA
- the dbpA gene encoding ATP-dependent RNA helicase DbpA, translated as MSDTSFASLNLPPAMLSNLADLGYNEMTPIQAGSLPHALDGKDLIAKAKTGSGKTAAFAIGLLLQINQRDFGTQALVLCPTRELSTQVANEIRRLARFKDNIKLVILCGGQSVGPQIGSLEHGAHIVVGTPGRIQDLIRKGKLNLSRCSTVVLDEADRMLDMGFYEQIEGVISNTPKQRQTLLFSATYPEGIKKLSADLQVDPVEVTVEAVHSTGQIEQSFYALEQTKKPDALARILSHFSPESTVIFCNTKDQCREVSDYLRNLGYFAAALHGDLEQRDRDQVLVQFANRSNTILIATDVAARGLDISDLSMVINYDLPRDPEIYVHRIGRTGRAGKEGTAISLYRDSEAYKLETISEYLSQTLQTHSLSSLKKTSSGEPVKPVMRTLCIAGGRKDKIRPGDILGALTGEAGIDGSAVGKIDIYDYAAYVAVKREEARKAHSRLVDGKIKGRRFKVRML; from the coding sequence GTGTCTGATACCTCTTTCGCCTCCCTGAACCTTCCTCCCGCTATGCTCAGCAACCTCGCTGACCTTGGCTACAACGAGATGACGCCGATCCAGGCGGGCAGCCTGCCCCATGCCCTGGATGGCAAAGACCTGATCGCCAAGGCCAAAACCGGCAGCGGTAAAACCGCCGCCTTTGCCATCGGTTTGCTGCTGCAAATAAATCAGCGGGATTTCGGTACTCAGGCACTGGTGCTCTGCCCCACCCGTGAACTCAGCACCCAGGTTGCCAATGAGATCCGCCGTCTGGCGCGGTTTAAAGACAATATAAAACTGGTGATTCTCTGTGGCGGCCAGTCCGTCGGGCCGCAGATCGGCTCACTGGAACACGGTGCCCACATCGTAGTGGGGACTCCCGGCCGGATTCAGGACCTGATCCGCAAAGGCAAACTGAATCTGTCCCGCTGCAGCACCGTGGTACTCGATGAGGCGGACCGGATGCTGGATATGGGCTTTTACGAGCAGATCGAAGGCGTCATCAGCAATACCCCGAAACAGCGTCAGACACTGCTGTTTTCTGCCACCTACCCGGAGGGCATCAAAAAGCTCAGCGCCGATCTGCAGGTTGATCCTGTCGAGGTCACCGTAGAAGCGGTGCACAGCACCGGACAGATCGAACAGTCCTTCTACGCCCTGGAGCAGACCAAAAAACCGGACGCGCTGGCACGCATACTCAGCCATTTCAGCCCGGAATCCACGGTGATCTTCTGCAACACTAAAGATCAGTGCCGCGAGGTGTCAGACTACCTGCGTAACCTGGGCTATTTTGCCGCCGCCCTGCACGGGGATCTGGAACAGCGCGACCGTGATCAGGTGCTGGTGCAGTTTGCCAACCGCAGCAACACCATCCTGATCGCCACCGATGTCGCCGCCCGCGGCCTGGATATCAGCGATCTGTCGATGGTCATTAATTACGACCTGCCCCGTGATCCGGAAATCTACGTCCACCGTATCGGTCGTACCGGCCGCGCGGGCAAAGAGGGCACCGCGATCAGTCTCTACCGCGATTCTGAAGCCTATAAACTGGAAACCATCAGCGAATACCTGTCGCAGACCCTGCAGACCCATTCCCTCAGCAGCCTGAAAAAAACCAGCTCGGGTGAACCGGTTAAACCGGTAATGCGAACTCTCTGCATCGCCGGTGGTCGAAAGGATAAGATACGTCCCGGCGACATCCTCGGCGCTCTGACCGGTGAAGCCGGTATTGACGGCAGCGCCGTGGGCAAAATAGACATCTATGACTATGCGGCCTATGTGGCGGTAAAGCGGGAAGAAGCCCGTAAAGCCCACAGCCGCTTAGTCGACGGCAAGATCAAAGGCCGTCGCTTTAAAGTCAGAATGTTGTAA
- a CDS encoding 2Fe-2S iron-sulfur cluster binding domain-containing protein produces MTERYHITVNDQYVIEADPGKPVFDTLQNAGYTMRFSCRNGVCQICKVTLLQGSIKQRYPELELQLGEGDNPAQIFACTAVPCSDIRVRIDGLLRPGELRVKKLVCDIAAVEQLSHDVYRVRLHLPVTGRHAIEFHAGQYLEMLLPDQRRAAFSIGSAPDFSSDIELHIRRMPEGELSVAIMDHLQNNPSVEIELPKGECYLEASSLKPDTTIILAAASTGFAQIKSIAEHLLANQVKNPIHIYWGARVEADFYLEKLPLQWAHEHTNVHVHLVVSEPGNSPGWGGRTALLPAAVVADFDNFDNAQIFTSGSPAMVYALLDACEEKGLKEVQIHSDVFAYAPRQ; encoded by the coding sequence GTGACTGAGCGTTATCATATAACGGTTAACGATCAATATGTTATAGAGGCTGACCCCGGGAAACCGGTGTTCGATACGCTGCAAAACGCCGGTTATACCATGCGTTTCAGTTGTCGCAACGGCGTCTGTCAAATTTGTAAAGTGACCCTGTTGCAGGGCAGCATTAAGCAACGATATCCAGAGCTGGAACTGCAGTTAGGTGAAGGCGACAACCCCGCACAGATATTTGCCTGTACCGCTGTGCCGTGTAGTGATATCAGGGTCAGAATTGATGGGCTGTTACGCCCTGGAGAGTTACGAGTGAAAAAACTGGTTTGTGATATCGCCGCCGTTGAGCAGCTAAGCCATGATGTTTACCGGGTGCGTTTGCATCTGCCGGTTACCGGCCGTCATGCCATCGAGTTTCATGCCGGACAGTATCTGGAGATGCTGTTACCGGATCAGCGCCGCGCCGCTTTCTCAATCGGTAGTGCACCGGACTTCAGCAGCGATATCGAACTGCATATCCGCCGGATGCCGGAAGGTGAACTGTCGGTTGCCATAATGGATCATCTGCAGAATAACCCCAGTGTCGAGATTGAACTGCCCAAAGGCGAGTGTTATCTGGAAGCTTCGTCGCTGAAACCCGATACCACGATTATCCTGGCGGCGGCCAGCACCGGCTTTGCCCAGATCAAATCGATAGCCGAGCACCTGCTGGCGAATCAGGTTAAGAACCCGATCCATATCTACTGGGGTGCCCGGGTCGAAGCGGATTTCTACCTGGAAAAACTACCACTGCAATGGGCCCATGAACACACCAATGTGCATGTCCATCTGGTGGTCAGCGAACCCGGCAACAGCCCTGGCTGGGGCGGCCGTACTGCATTGTTACCGGCTGCCGTGGTGGCTGACTTCGATAACTTCGATAACGCACAGATCTTCACCAGCGGTTCACCGGCGATGGTATACGCGCTGCTTGACGCTTGTGAAGAGAAGGGGCTTAAAGAGGTTCAGATACATTCCGACGTTTTTGCCTATGCTCCGAGGCAGTAG
- a CDS encoding PLP-dependent aminotransferase family protein, whose product MPRARYKHLVDKFAHEIRSGTLPPGTQLPTHRQLAMREGLALVTATRVYAELERMGLVSGETGRGTFVRETAVPLGHGIDQPPATEGMIDLNFNSPSLPGQTEMLRKALRQIAVSGDLEALLHYQPHGGRKHERSVIARHLEARGLSVDADNVLIVSGAQQGLAASVMSLLNPGDVVAVDALTYSGFKALAEVHRLELVPVAIQDEGPDLQALEQLCRTRRIKAVYTMPTLHNPLGWVMDAGQRQQLVAIARRHNLLIIEDAAYAFLAENPPPPLITLAPELTVYVSGLSKSVATGLRIGFIVAPDRWVPLIERTIRATTWNTPGLMTAIACGWIEDGTVARLETEKRRDARARQTIAREVLAGLDYVAHPASYFLWLRLPEEARADQVVMTLIKANISVSTAEPFCIAGHTPHAIRLALGSVDLNTLQAALTQVREVVGHYLY is encoded by the coding sequence ATGCCCCGCGCACGTTATAAACATCTGGTGGATAAGTTTGCCCACGAAATTCGTTCAGGCACCCTGCCTCCGGGAACTCAGTTGCCGACACACCGGCAGCTCGCGATGCGGGAAGGACTGGCGCTGGTCACCGCAACCCGGGTGTATGCAGAGCTGGAACGGATGGGGCTGGTCAGCGGCGAAACCGGCCGCGGAACCTTTGTCAGAGAAACCGCTGTGCCGCTGGGCCACGGTATCGATCAGCCCCCGGCGACAGAGGGGATGATCGATCTCAACTTCAACTCTCCTTCCCTGCCGGGTCAGACTGAGATGCTGCGCAAAGCCCTGCGACAGATAGCAGTATCCGGCGATCTTGAAGCTCTGCTGCATTATCAGCCTCATGGGGGACGCAAGCATGAACGATCCGTGATTGCCCGCCACCTAGAAGCCCGGGGGCTGAGCGTCGATGCCGACAATGTACTGATCGTCAGCGGGGCGCAGCAGGGTCTGGCGGCCTCGGTGATGTCGCTGCTCAATCCAGGAGATGTGGTTGCCGTGGATGCGCTGACCTATTCCGGCTTCAAAGCACTGGCAGAGGTACATCGACTGGAACTGGTGCCGGTTGCCATTCAGGATGAGGGTCCCGACCTGCAGGCACTGGAACAACTGTGCCGCACCCGACGGATTAAAGCGGTTTACACCATGCCCACACTACACAACCCGCTGGGATGGGTTATGGATGCAGGACAGCGGCAGCAGCTGGTCGCAATCGCCCGTCGGCACAACCTGCTGATCATTGAAGATGCAGCCTATGCCTTTCTGGCCGAAAATCCCCCGCCCCCCTTAATCACCCTGGCCCCCGAACTGACGGTCTATGTGTCCGGACTGTCCAAAAGTGTTGCCACCGGCTTGCGCATCGGTTTTATCGTTGCACCCGATCGCTGGGTGCCACTGATCGAGCGCACCATCCGCGCTACCACCTGGAACACGCCGGGCCTGATGACCGCCATCGCCTGTGGCTGGATTGAGGATGGCACCGTAGCCCGCCTGGAAACGGAGAAACGCAGGGATGCCCGGGCCCGTCAGACGATAGCCAGAGAGGTACTCGCCGGACTGGATTACGTCGCTCACCCGGCATCCTACTTTCTCTGGCTGCGCCTTCCCGAGGAGGCCCGGGCCGATCAGGTTGTCATGACACTGATCAAAGCCAATATCTCGGTGTCCACCGCCGAACCTTTCTGCATCGCTGGGCATACCCCGCACGCCATCCGGCTGGCACTGGGATCGGTCGATCTGAACACCCTGCAAGCCGCCTTAACCCAGGTCCGCGAGGTGGTCGGGCACTATCTGTATTAA
- a CDS encoding peptidylprolyl isomerase, with product MAVASARHILVKTKAEAEKLKQQLEKGEDFGRLAKRHSLCNSAKRGGDLGEFRPGTMVKAFDDVVFRKKVLEIHGPVKTKFGFHLIQTLYRT from the coding sequence ATGGCTGTAGCATCGGCCCGGCATATTCTGGTAAAGACCAAGGCTGAAGCCGAAAAGCTGAAGCAACAACTGGAGAAAGGGGAGGACTTTGGCCGTCTGGCAAAACGACACTCTCTGTGTAACTCTGCCAAACGGGGTGGTGATCTCGGCGAATTCCGGCCCGGCACCATGGTAAAAGCGTTCGACGACGTGGTTTTCCGCAAGAAAGTACTGGAGATCCACGGACCGGTGAAAACGAAGTTTGGTTTTCATCTTATTCAGACCCTCTATCGCACCTAG
- a CDS encoding DUF4935 domain-containing protein, with translation MKNQFKAFYNLDIDTLKKAWKDEQVIFVFDANVLLNLYGYAEQTRDDFFKILRALEGKVWIPYQVGLEYQRRRLEVIKNEKSVFNDIESNLEKIQNVFNGDFERLALKRRFPKLFENTEKLEKEIYRSISNYKKSVAHWNSEQPCVRSHDKIRDQINSCFENRIGNKPEDQNWLDELFKEGSERYAKKIPPGYKDAGKSESGDETHFFFDGLNYERQYGDLILWKQILHKSSEENIKIVVFITDDSKEDWWYRLNSNGKKIIGPLAELQAEIYRESNIDCFHMYSTSAFMEDGKTNLSIEVKESSIEDASVNHIRERRVIDNEKLKEIIERSNLSNISAGRHKEILESLNNSMRHKELLESIDFSERPTRDYEDLMRRIKSRKRDVKHYKELQSIIDMNRIDPDFRVLNQFRKRSKGNEQDDVFNKDDDSLRHDDSDED, from the coding sequence ATGAAGAACCAGTTTAAAGCTTTTTACAATCTTGATATCGATACACTAAAGAAAGCTTGGAAAGATGAGCAGGTCATATTTGTGTTTGATGCTAATGTGCTTCTAAATCTATATGGGTATGCAGAACAAACTAGAGATGACTTTTTTAAGATACTTCGGGCGCTAGAAGGCAAAGTATGGATTCCATATCAAGTAGGGTTGGAGTATCAACGGCGTCGTTTAGAGGTTATTAAAAATGAAAAGTCAGTTTTTAATGATATAGAAAGTAATTTAGAAAAAATACAAAATGTTTTTAACGGTGATTTTGAACGTTTGGCTCTAAAAAGAAGATTTCCTAAACTATTTGAAAATACGGAGAAGTTAGAGAAAGAAATATATAGAAGTATTTCAAACTACAAAAAATCTGTAGCGCATTGGAATAGCGAGCAGCCTTGTGTTAGATCCCATGACAAAATAAGGGATCAAATAAATTCTTGCTTCGAGAATAGAATTGGGAATAAACCAGAAGATCAGAACTGGTTGGACGAGTTATTTAAAGAGGGATCAGAAAGGTACGCTAAAAAAATACCTCCTGGATATAAGGATGCTGGGAAATCAGAGAGCGGAGATGAAACACACTTCTTTTTTGATGGATTAAACTATGAAAGACAGTATGGTGACTTGATCCTTTGGAAGCAGATTTTGCATAAATCAAGTGAAGAGAATATTAAAATAGTTGTTTTTATAACGGACGACTCTAAAGAAGATTGGTGGTATAGATTAAATTCAAATGGTAAAAAAATAATAGGCCCTTTAGCTGAGTTACAAGCAGAAATATATAGAGAGTCAAATATCGATTGTTTTCATATGTATAGCACATCAGCCTTTATGGAAGATGGTAAGACAAACCTGTCAATAGAAGTAAAAGAAAGTTCTATTGAGGATGCTAGTGTTAATCATATTAGAGAAAGAAGAGTAATCGATAATGAGAAGTTGAAAGAAATTATTGAAAGATCTAATTTGTCTAATATAAGCGCTGGGCGTCATAAAGAGATTTTGGAGTCGCTTAATAACTCTATGCGACATAAAGAGTTATTAGAGTCGATTGATTTTTCAGAAAGACCCACTAGAGATTATGAAGATTTAATGCGCAGGATAAAATCTAGAAAGCGTGATGTAAAGCACTATAAAGAACTACAGAGTATAATTGATATGAATAGGATTGACCCCGATTTTAGGGTTTTGAATCAATTCCGAAAAAGATCTAAAGGTAACGAACAAGATGATGTGTTTAATAAAGATGATGATAGTTTAAGGCACGATGATTCCGATGAAGATTGA
- a CDS encoding FAD-binding oxidoreductase has translation MITLNTPVAFNDPLPDEVDVVVIGGGVIGIFSALNIVRSGLSVMVIEKGRIAGEQSSRNWGWIRQHGRDAAELPIMMEASRLWEAMDKEVNGRTGFKRVGVMYLSQTEAAQAQREEWLSIAAAHGVDTVALSSAQLEQHIQLDPRAKNIWVGATYTASDARAEPWQAVPAVAELAHSEGVFIRENCAVRTLDIEAGQITGVITEAGRIRTSQVVVAGGVWSSLFLRRHGINIPQLSVRASVARTAPLKSITTTSFADKKLAVRRRSDGGYTIALTDSHDHLIGPDSFRLLPKWLKTGLQNYHEIRPWINEIAHSPDAWRVQRHWSADEITPFELTRFLDPAPAKGKVKVMQQRFAQRFPQIGIPPILDAWAGMIDAMPDIVPIVDRVPDLEGLIVATGMSGHGFGIGPAFGRIIAQIVNKQESQHDLSRFRFSRFSDGSQLEIGPNV, from the coding sequence ATGATCACCCTGAACACGCCTGTTGCGTTTAATGACCCGCTACCTGATGAAGTTGATGTGGTGGTGATTGGTGGCGGAGTTATCGGTATTTTTTCTGCCCTGAATATCGTGCGCTCGGGGCTTAGCGTGATGGTGATCGAAAAAGGTCGTATTGCCGGTGAGCAGTCGTCACGCAACTGGGGCTGGATCAGACAGCATGGGCGTGATGCCGCAGAACTGCCGATTATGATGGAAGCCTCCCGGCTATGGGAGGCGATGGATAAAGAGGTCAACGGCCGCACCGGGTTTAAGCGGGTCGGGGTGATGTATCTGTCGCAAACTGAAGCGGCGCAGGCGCAACGGGAAGAGTGGCTGAGTATTGCCGCAGCCCATGGCGTCGATACCGTGGCACTGTCCAGCGCTCAGCTTGAGCAACATATTCAACTTGACCCTCGGGCAAAAAACATCTGGGTCGGCGCGACCTATACCGCCAGTGATGCCCGCGCAGAGCCATGGCAAGCCGTGCCTGCTGTGGCTGAATTAGCCCACAGCGAAGGGGTTTTTATCCGGGAAAACTGTGCCGTACGTACACTGGATATCGAAGCGGGCCAGATTACCGGGGTTATCACTGAGGCCGGCCGCATCAGAACATCACAGGTTGTCGTCGCCGGGGGCGTCTGGTCATCCCTGTTTCTGCGCCGTCACGGTATCAATATTCCGCAGTTATCGGTGCGCGCCTCCGTTGCCCGAACCGCGCCGCTGAAAAGCATTACCACAACCAGCTTTGCCGATAAAAAACTGGCGGTGCGCCGACGTAGCGATGGTGGCTATACTATCGCACTCACCGATTCACATGATCACTTAATTGGCCCGGATTCGTTCCGCTTACTGCCAAAATGGTTAAAAACGGGACTGCAGAACTACCACGAGATCAGGCCCTGGATAAACGAAATCGCCCACTCACCGGATGCCTGGCGAGTGCAACGTCACTGGAGCGCCGATGAGATCACCCCGTTCGAACTCACCCGCTTCCTCGATCCCGCCCCCGCCAAAGGTAAGGTCAAGGTGATGCAACAACGCTTCGCGCAAAGATTTCCACAGATTGGCATCCCCCCCATACTGGATGCCTGGGCGGGCATGATCGATGCGATGCCCGATATCGTACCCATCGTCGACAGAGTCCCCGATTTAGAAGGCCTCATCGTCGCCACCGGCATGAGCGGCCACGGCTTTGGTATCGGCCCCGCCTTCGGCAGAATCATCGCTCAGATCGTCAATAAACAAGAGAGTCAGCATGATTTGTCGCGCTTTCGGTTTTCTCGGTTTAGTGATGGCAGCCAGCTCGAAATTGGTCCTAATGTTTAG